The [Limnothrix rosea] IAM M-220 genome has a window encoding:
- a CDS encoding DegT/DnrJ/EryC1/StrS family aminotransferase, with protein sequence MSQIPPVDLGRQYANIAAETNAAVLEILNSGCYIGGESVTKFEARFADYHQTSFAAGCNSGTDALFLALKGLGIGAGDEVITSTFTFVATAEAICMTGAKPVFVDVTADSFNLDLEQIESAITPQTKAIIPVHLFGRPVNMDRLMAIAERYNLKVIEDCAQATGAAWGMQKVGAIGDVGCFSFFPTKNLGGCGDGGAITTHNEDLLNEFTMLRQHGSKIRYQHDVMGVNSRLDTLQAVILSIKLRHLDRWNKQRAAIAQRYTKLLAGLEEHIQLPTAPEGGTHVWNQYTLLVKDCKRDALREALQEKGISIMIYYPKPLHLQPVFLEYGYQSGQFPISEQCAHEVLSLPMFPDLSIAEQEQVVAALQTVLPQL encoded by the coding sequence ATGAGCCAAATTCCTCCCGTTGATCTAGGACGACAATACGCCAATATCGCTGCCGAAACGAACGCTGCTGTCCTAGAGATACTCAACTCTGGGTGTTATATCGGGGGTGAGTCCGTCACAAAATTTGAAGCGCGGTTTGCGGATTATCACCAGACTTCCTTTGCGGCGGGTTGCAACTCCGGCACAGACGCTTTATTTCTCGCCCTTAAGGGTTTGGGCATTGGGGCGGGTGATGAGGTGATTACCTCAACTTTTACGTTTGTTGCGACTGCTGAGGCCATCTGCATGACCGGGGCAAAACCTGTTTTTGTGGATGTGACAGCTGATAGTTTTAATCTTGATCTTGAGCAGATCGAATCGGCCATTACGCCCCAAACAAAAGCGATTATTCCAGTGCATTTGTTTGGGCGGCCAGTAAATATGGATCGACTGATGGCGATCGCCGAGCGCTATAACCTGAAGGTGATTGAAGACTGTGCCCAGGCAACGGGAGCGGCGTGGGGAATGCAGAAAGTCGGGGCGATCGGGGATGTGGGCTGTTTTAGTTTTTTCCCGACAAAAAATTTAGGAGGCTGCGGCGACGGCGGCGCAATTACGACCCATAACGAAGATTTACTAAATGAATTTACGATGCTGCGGCAGCATGGCTCAAAAATTCGTTATCAGCACGATGTGATGGGTGTAAACAGTCGTCTCGATACTCTGCAAGCTGTCATTCTCAGTATTAAATTACGACACCTTGACCGCTGGAATAAACAACGGGCGGCGATCGCCCAGCGCTACACCAAACTACTGGCGGGTCTAGAAGAACATATTCAGTTGCCGACAGCCCCAGAAGGCGGCACTCACGTGTGGAATCAGTACACCCTTTTGGTGAAGGATTGTAAGCGCGATGCGTTGCGGGAAGCCCTACAGGAAAAAGGGATTAGCATCATGATCTATTACCCCAAGCCACTACATTTGCAGCCCGTCTTTCTAGAATATGGTTACCAATCGGGACAATTTCCCATCTCTGAACAATGTGCCCACGAGGTTTTATCACTACCGATGTTCCCAGATTTGAGTATTGCCGAACAGGAGCAAGTGGTCGCTGCGTTACAAACAGTTCTCCCACAACTTTAA
- a CDS encoding ABC transporter permease — protein MDEFIQLDGGDLGWAFGLIGLAIALSRWQKLDLEGQFLLATGRTLLQLAVVGYILEAVFAIGQPLPVLGIILVMLTIAAIASKNRLRDAGNFPLMFGSIFFGFALPLTYVMVFIVQPDHWYDPQYLIPLAGMMMGNAMNSASLAGERLSSKIKSSRLDIETQLCLGATPEQAIATYRREAIRASLIPTINVMMVVGLVSLPGIFTGQVLSGVDPLNAASYQILILFMIAATNMLSTSLVTAGIYRQFFNSDSQLVLE, from the coding sequence ATGGACGAATTTATTCAGCTCGATGGTGGGGATTTGGGATGGGCTTTCGGACTGATCGGTTTGGCGATCGCCCTGTCACGGTGGCAAAAGCTTGATCTTGAAGGACAATTTCTCCTAGCAACAGGACGCACATTATTGCAACTGGCAGTGGTGGGCTACATCTTGGAAGCTGTGTTTGCCATTGGGCAGCCGCTACCTGTGCTGGGCATTATTTTGGTGATGCTAACGATCGCGGCGATCGCCTCAAAAAATCGTTTGCGGGATGCGGGTAATTTTCCGTTAATGTTTGGGTCAATTTTTTTTGGTTTTGCCTTGCCATTGACCTATGTCATGGTTTTTATCGTGCAACCAGACCATTGGTATGACCCGCAATATTTGATTCCGTTAGCGGGGATGATGATGGGCAATGCCATGAATAGTGCGTCTCTAGCGGGGGAAAGGCTCAGCAGCAAAATTAAATCCAGCCGCCTCGACATCGAAACTCAACTCTGTCTCGGTGCTACCCCAGAACAGGCGATCGCCACATACCGCCGCGAAGCCATCCGTGCCAGCCTAATCCCCACCATTAACGTCATGATGGTGGTGGGACTCGTGAGTTTACCCGGTATTTTCACAGGACAAGTTTTATCCGGTGTCGATCCACTGAATGCAGCATCTTACCAAATCCTCATTCTGTTCATGATTGCAGCAACAAATATGCTCAGTACTTCTTTGGTTACCGCCGGAATCTATCGGCAATTCTTCAATAGTGATTCTCAACTAGTTTTGGAATAG
- the nadA gene encoding quinolinate synthase NadA, with product MFTAARPTTPQIPTDLFAAIAELKQELNAIVLAHYYQEPDIQDIADYIGDSLGLSRQAAETDAEVIVFAGVHFMAETAKILNPHKLVLLPDLDAGCSLADSCPPTEFAKFKAANPDHIVISYINCTAEIKAMSDIICTSSNAVKIVNQIPADQPIIFAPDKNLGRYVMEQTGRDLLLWEGSCIVHETFSEKRIIELKVENPGSEILAHPECETPVLSHADYIGSTTALLKYSQESDRQTFIVATEPGIIHQMEKDSPDKTFIPAPSTDETCACNECPHMRLNTLEKLYLAMKNKAPEITLPEATSTAALKPIQKMLEMSV from the coding sequence ATGTTTACTGCTGCCCGCCCCACGACTCCCCAAATTCCCACTGATCTGTTTGCGGCGATCGCCGAACTAAAGCAAGAACTAAACGCCATTGTCCTTGCCCACTACTACCAAGAGCCCGATATCCAAGACATTGCCGACTACATCGGTGATTCTTTAGGTTTGTCGCGACAGGCGGCGGAAACCGATGCAGAAGTGATCGTTTTTGCTGGGGTACATTTCATGGCAGAAACCGCGAAGATTCTCAATCCCCACAAACTCGTGTTACTTCCCGATCTCGACGCAGGCTGTTCCCTCGCTGACAGTTGCCCACCCACAGAATTCGCCAAATTCAAAGCCGCCAACCCAGACCACATCGTCATTTCCTATATCAACTGCACCGCCGAAATTAAGGCGATGAGCGACATCATTTGCACCAGTTCCAATGCCGTTAAAATCGTCAATCAAATCCCTGCGGATCAGCCGATTATTTTTGCGCCGGATAAGAATCTGGGTCGTTATGTAATGGAGCAAACGGGTCGAGATTTATTACTATGGGAAGGCAGTTGTATTGTCCATGAGACTTTTTCAGAAAAACGCATTATCGAACTAAAAGTGGAAAATCCGGGATCAGAGATTTTGGCGCACCCCGAATGTGAAACCCCAGTTTTAAGTCACGCTGATTACATCGGTTCTACAACCGCCTTGCTCAAATACTCCCAAGAGAGCGATCGCCAAACCTTTATTGTGGCGACAGAGCCGGGCATCATTCACCAGATGGAAAAAGATAGTCCCGATAAAACCTTTATTCCTGCCCCTTCCACCGACGAAACTTGCGCCTGCAACGAATGTCCCCATATGCGCCTAAACACCCTCGAAAAATTGTATTTGGCAATGAAAAATAAAGCGCCCGAAATTACGTTGCCCGAAGCCACTTCTACTGCAGCTCTTAAGCCCATCCAAAAGATGTTGGAAATGAGCGTTTAA
- a CDS encoding histidine phosphatase family protein, which yields MVADTRKRKVWLVRHGNRLDFIRPEWFLSALFKYDPPLCPAGKIQAQETAKYLSSKAIAHIFVSPYCRTIQTALPMAIAHNLPLNLEAGLGEWENPDWMGEKPQLTNERIVEVENVINRDYRSLVQPQYPETQEEMWARAKKTTQFLVENYAGNLLIVGHKESLFGAAIAFLGKEPDFDFDVCGITEFCWTGDRWKCTLANDQSHLSDPGVKVAEY from the coding sequence ATGGTGGCTGATACAAGAAAGAGAAAGGTTTGGTTAGTGCGCCACGGTAATCGTCTCGATTTTATTCGGCCGGAATGGTTTCTCTCGGCACTGTTTAAGTACGATCCGCCCCTTTGTCCTGCGGGAAAAATACAGGCTCAGGAGACGGCAAAATATTTGAGTTCTAAAGCGATCGCCCACATTTTTGTGTCGCCCTACTGTCGGACAATACAAACAGCATTACCGATGGCGATCGCTCACAATCTTCCTTTAAATCTAGAAGCGGGTTTGGGGGAATGGGAAAATCCGGATTGGATGGGTGAAAAACCTCAGTTAACGAATGAGCGAATTGTCGAAGTCGAAAATGTAATTAATCGAGATTATCGGAGCTTGGTGCAGCCGCAATATCCTGAAACCCAAGAGGAAATGTGGGCACGGGCAAAAAAAACAACGCAGTTTCTGGTGGAAAACTACGCTGGTAATTTATTAATTGTGGGTCACAAGGAATCGCTCTTTGGGGCGGCGATCGCCTTCCTTGGTAAAGAACCAGATTTTGATTTTGATGTTTGTGGGATCACGGAGTTTTGTTGGACGGGCGATCGCTGGAAGTGTACGTTAGCCAATGACCAATCCCATTTAAGTGATCCCGGTGTGAAGGTTGCTGAATATTGA
- a CDS encoding DUF86 domain-containing protein, with protein sequence MADRHTLILLDILISARLAINYISEMSWSDFLANIVVQDAVIRRLEIMGIASRNVPGELKEEIPQLPWYELDQIARTMGEEYSVVNIAFVWDLVHNELPRWSQTLEVILPDKGFATTNS encoded by the coding sequence ATGGCGGATCGGCATACCTTAATTTTGCTGGATATTTTGATTTCGGCACGATTGGCAATTAATTATATTTCAGAGATGTCTTGGAGTGATTTCCTTGCCAATATTGTGGTGCAGGATGCGGTCATTCGTCGTTTGGAAATTATGGGGATTGCGTCGCGGAATGTCCCTGGTGAGCTAAAGGAAGAGATTCCGCAATTGCCGTGGTATGAGCTAGATCAGATTGCGCGCACGATGGGTGAGGAATATTCGGTAGTCAATATCGCTTTTGTGTGGGATTTAGTGCATAACGAGTTGCCCCGTTGGTCTCAAACTTTAGAGGTGATTTTGCCGGATAAAGGATTTGCGACAACAAATTCATAG
- a CDS encoding DUF3172 domain-containing protein, with amino-acid sequence MKRKTRSRYDRPNNDRRQRYPEQDPAKKPLFNFNYATLALFGGIFVLGVTVGIGFSSSTNLNPTSIDSRLEIDRQAPDAELCQQFGASAIVTNMQVYVTLNPFNVFVTQPKMQPGCVIRQNNWSILERQNLITSEQVNDCKRRMNTFGYTGSLQGSPKINCIYQNDAAGNLFLNQSGNNVVPESDSF; translated from the coding sequence ATGAAACGTAAAACCCGCTCCCGTTACGATCGCCCAAACAATGACCGACGGCAACGGTATCCGGAGCAAGACCCAGCAAAAAAGCCGCTATTCAACTTTAATTATGCAACCCTTGCCCTATTTGGGGGAATTTTTGTGTTGGGGGTTACGGTGGGCATTGGCTTCAGCTCCAGTACCAATCTTAACCCGACAAGTATTGATTCCCGCTTAGAGATTGACCGCCAAGCCCCCGATGCCGAACTATGTCAGCAGTTTGGCGCTAGTGCGATTGTGACAAACATGCAGGTCTATGTCACTTTAAACCCCTTTAATGTCTTCGTTACCCAACCCAAGATGCAGCCCGGTTGTGTCATCAGACAAAACAATTGGAGCATTCTCGAAAGACAAAACCTCATCACTTCGGAACAGGTCAACGATTGTAAGCGTCGGATGAATACGTTTGGTTATACAGGCAGTTTGCAGGGTTCTCCGAAAATTAACTGTATTTATCAAAATGATGCGGCGGGCAACCTCTTCCTCAATCAGTCAGGGAACAATGTTGTGCCGGAGTCAGATAGTTTTTAG
- the glmS gene encoding glutamine--fructose-6-phosphate transaminase (isomerizing), with product MCGIVGYLGTQAATDILVGGLERLEYRGYDSAGIATIWEGKLHSVRAKGKLYNLREKLEQQKTPAQIGIGHTRWATHGKPEEHNAHPHLDMSQRVAVVQNGIVENYRELRDELKEKGYKFLSETDTEVIPHLIADLLTETIGSNEPFLDAVQKAIARLNGAFAIAVICADYPDELIVARQQAPLTLGFGQGEFFCASDITALIPHTSAILTLENGEMARMTPLGMEIYNFAGDRLKKTPRTLDWNPVAVEKQGFRHYMLKEIYEQPAVVRTNIEAYLNPEAEHPINLSINPPEFLDNIDHIQIVSCGTSWHASLVGKYLLEQLAGIPTFVYYASEFRYSPSPLMPNTLTIGVTQSGETADTIAALEMEKERRSHSTETRFKPRLLGITNRSESTITQIVDQVMYTHAGIEIGVAATKTFEAQLMSFYFLAMELAARRKTLAPTEIHTLIDGLKQIPAQIESILEDQERDIEELAHAFVDTNDFIFIGRGINFPIALEGALKLKEISYIHAEGYPAGEMKHGPIALLDTKVPVVAIAMPGDIYEKVISNAQEAKARDALLIGVTANDDEEAAHTFDKLLTVASVNEVLSPLLAVIPLQLLSYHIAARRGLDVDQPRNLAKSVTVE from the coding sequence ATGTGTGGGATCGTCGGCTATTTGGGAACGCAAGCGGCAACGGATATTCTGGTGGGCGGGTTAGAGCGCCTGGAATATCGCGGCTATGATTCGGCGGGCATCGCTACGATTTGGGAAGGAAAACTGCATTCAGTCCGGGCTAAGGGCAAGCTCTATAATTTGCGCGAAAAACTAGAGCAGCAAAAAACACCGGCACAAATTGGTATTGGTCACACGCGCTGGGCAACCCATGGTAAACCGGAGGAACACAACGCTCACCCCCACCTTGATATGTCTCAACGGGTGGCTGTTGTCCAAAATGGCATTGTTGAAAATTATCGCGAACTGCGCGATGAGCTAAAGGAAAAGGGTTATAAGTTTCTCTCGGAGACGGATACGGAGGTTATTCCCCATCTCATTGCGGATTTACTTACTGAGACAATCGGTAGTAATGAGCCTTTTTTAGATGCGGTGCAAAAGGCGATCGCCCGTTTAAATGGTGCTTTTGCGATCGCCGTTATTTGTGCGGATTATCCCGATGAATTAATTGTTGCCAGACAACAGGCTCCTCTCACCCTTGGTTTTGGTCAAGGGGAATTTTTCTGTGCCTCGGACATTACAGCTCTTATTCCCCACACCAGCGCAATTTTGACCCTCGAAAATGGCGAGATGGCGCGCATGACTCCCTTGGGGATGGAGATTTATAATTTTGCGGGCGATCGCCTCAAGAAAACCCCCCGCACCCTAGACTGGAACCCCGTCGCCGTCGAAAAGCAAGGGTTCCGACACTATATGCTCAAGGAGATTTACGAGCAGCCCGCCGTCGTCCGTACCAATATCGAGGCTTACCTCAACCCCGAAGCCGAACACCCCATTAATCTCTCTATTAACCCCCCCGAATTCCTCGACAATATCGACCACATCCAGATAGTCTCCTGTGGTACCAGTTGGCACGCCAGCCTCGTCGGCAAATACTTGTTAGAGCAATTGGCCGGAATTCCGACCTTTGTTTACTACGCCTCAGAGTTTCGCTATTCACCATCGCCCCTAATGCCCAATACTTTGACCATTGGTGTAACCCAGTCCGGTGAAACCGCCGACACGATCGCCGCGCTGGAGATGGAAAAAGAACGACGCTCCCACAGTACTGAAACAAGATTTAAACCGCGCTTACTCGGTATCACCAACCGCTCTGAAAGTACCATTACCCAAATCGTGGATCAGGTCATGTACACCCACGCCGGCATCGAAATCGGGGTGGCAGCAACGAAAACCTTTGAAGCCCAGCTGATGAGTTTTTATTTTCTCGCGATGGAGCTCGCAGCGCGGCGGAAAACCTTGGCTCCGACAGAAATCCACACATTAATCGACGGCTTAAAACAAATTCCAGCGCAAATTGAATCGATCCTTGAAGATCAAGAGCGGGATATCGAGGAGCTTGCCCACGCTTTTGTGGATACCAATGACTTCATTTTTATTGGCCGGGGCATCAATTTCCCCATTGCCCTAGAAGGAGCATTAAAGCTGAAGGAAATTAGCTATATCCATGCGGAAGGTTATCCCGCTGGGGAGATGAAACATGGCCCCATTGCCTTGCTGGACACCAAAGTGCCCGTGGTGGCGATCGCCATGCCGGGAGACATTTACGAAAAGGTTATTTCCAACGCCCAAGAAGCAAAAGCCCGCGATGCATTACTCATTGGCGTGACCGCAAATGATGATGAGGAAGCAGCACACACCTTCGATAAATTACTAACAGTTGCCTCCGTCAATGAAGTTCTGTCACCTTTATTGGCCGTCATACCTTTACAGTTGCTGTCCTACCATATTGCGGCCCGTCGTGGTCTGGACGTGGATCAGCCCCGTAATCTCGCCAAATCCGTCACAGTCGAATAA
- a CDS encoding aminotransferase class I/II-fold pyridoxal phosphate-dependent enzyme, with protein MVTLPNPPRTHASLLEILGHRAQHQPDQQAYVFLQDGETESERLTYYELDQQARAIAAHLKPWEGERALLLYSSGLDFVKAFFGCLYAKVVAVPVYRPRRNQKLSRLLAIANNSQAKIALTTTTILQEIEQRWEENTELSQLKVIASNTINDDPATFKQQEIQSEDLAFLQYTSGSTGTPKGVMVTHGNIIHNQRLIHQAFGHSEKSIGVGWLPLFHDMGLIGHVLQPLYVGFPSILMPPLAFLANPLRWLKAISKYRATTSGGPNFAYDLCINRISDEQLAGLDLSSWDLAYSGAEPVRAETLEKFSEKFGACQFNHNSFYPCYGMAETTLFVTGGQKHKSPVVEKVQPEDLLVKNEDTPATLTASESVFVGCGRPYMDTTVAIVDPNTFTCCLDGQVGEIWVSGGSIAAGYWNAPLATAETFEATLEEKEQHSFLRTGDLGFFSRGELFVTGRLKDLIIIRGKNHYPHDIELTVQKSHPALRENCGAAFSIDHNGQEKLVIVQEVKRTYLRDLDVEAVIGIIRKAVSENHELQAYGVILIKTGSIAKTSSGKIQRHACREAFLNDELIVVGQNILGETGLGVTDAATAKAAEISTLLKQLCEQMSQELGLPANSIRPDQKIGSLGLDSIQAIAIKGYVEENFDLTVPMEQFFEDITVAQLAENIVAEASKTTDEWSYDLVSGEGAVQTSENGKVAESNGTGEIDLDSRLRLAFQKDNDVLQKARDFDLPDQLREKGLLPYFRELERNEGATCIFDGRSLIMLGSNNYLGLTADMRVRGATAKAALVDGPSLTGSRLLNGSTHQHRELEKRLAKFVGHEDALVFTTGYQANLGFISALMNENTTIILDSEAHACIFDGAFMSRCKVMTYHHNDMADLEKKLQQVAGKSAAMVAVDGVYSMTGDIAPLPELRALCDRYGVALAVDDAHSLGVLGKCGKGTEEHFDMIGSSDILCGTFSKSLASVGGWVAAEAKVIDWIRFNGRSMLFSASIPPTSLAAASTSLDILIEEPWRVENLHKNAKYWKDNLSQLGFTVGESQTPVIKVLVGDDLKCMVFCKELLEAGVYVNSAVYPAVPRNQASLRTSVMATHTQEHLDKALTIIAEVGRKLEIIS; from the coding sequence ATGGTAACTCTGCCGAATCCCCCCCGAACACACGCATCTTTATTAGAAATTCTGGGTCATCGCGCGCAACATCAGCCGGATCAACAAGCCTATGTTTTTCTACAGGATGGGGAAACGGAGTCAGAGCGTCTTACTTATTATGAATTAGACCAACAGGCACGGGCGATCGCCGCCCACCTCAAACCATGGGAAGGGGAAAGAGCATTACTACTTTATTCGTCAGGACTAGATTTTGTTAAGGCTTTTTTTGGTTGTCTCTATGCCAAGGTGGTGGCCGTTCCCGTTTATCGACCGAGGCGTAACCAAAAACTCTCTAGACTACTGGCGATCGCCAACAATTCCCAAGCAAAAATTGCCCTCACCACCACCACGATTCTTCAAGAAATTGAACAGCGCTGGGAAGAAAATACAGAGTTATCCCAGTTAAAGGTGATTGCGAGCAATACTATCAACGACGATCCCGCCACCTTTAAACAGCAAGAAATTCAGTCCGAAGACCTCGCCTTTTTGCAGTACACCTCCGGTTCTACAGGCACACCGAAGGGAGTAATGGTGACCCACGGTAATATCATCCACAACCAACGCCTCATTCACCAGGCCTTTGGCCACAGCGAAAAGAGCATCGGTGTCGGTTGGTTGCCCCTGTTCCATGACATGGGTTTAATTGGCCATGTCTTACAACCGTTGTATGTCGGCTTTCCGAGTATTTTGATGCCGCCCCTCGCCTTCCTTGCCAACCCCCTACGCTGGTTAAAGGCCATTTCCAAATACAGAGCAACGACCAGTGGTGGCCCAAATTTTGCCTACGATCTCTGCATAAACCGCATTTCCGATGAGCAGCTGGCAGGTTTAGATTTATCCAGTTGGGATTTAGCCTATAGCGGCGCGGAGCCTGTCCGGGCAGAAACCCTCGAAAAATTTAGCGAAAAGTTTGGCGCTTGTCAGTTTAACCACAATTCTTTTTATCCCTGCTATGGCATGGCTGAAACGACCCTCTTCGTTACCGGTGGCCAAAAACACAAAAGTCCAGTCGTCGAAAAAGTACAGCCAGAAGATTTACTCGTCAAAAACGAAGATACTCCCGCAACTTTAACCGCATCAGAAAGTGTGTTCGTCGGTTGTGGTCGCCCCTATATGGATACGACGGTGGCGATCGTTGATCCAAATACCTTTACCTGTTGCCTTGATGGACAGGTCGGCGAAATTTGGGTGAGTGGTGGCAGTATTGCCGCCGGCTATTGGAATGCTCCTTTAGCAACGGCAGAAACCTTTGAGGCAACCCTTGAAGAAAAAGAGCAACATTCGTTTTTACGGACGGGAGATTTGGGCTTTTTTAGTCGGGGAGAACTCTTCGTCACAGGTCGTCTGAAGGATTTAATTATTATTCGCGGCAAAAATCACTATCCCCACGACATTGAGCTAACGGTACAAAAATCCCACCCGGCTCTGCGCGAAAACTGTGGCGCAGCTTTTTCCATTGACCATAATGGGCAAGAAAAATTGGTCATTGTACAAGAGGTAAAGCGTACTTATTTGCGGGATCTTGATGTGGAAGCAGTAATCGGCATCATCCGTAAAGCGGTGTCGGAAAACCACGAATTACAAGCTTATGGGGTGATTTTGATTAAGACGGGCAGTATTGCCAAAACGTCTAGTGGTAAAATTCAGCGTCATGCTTGCCGTGAAGCGTTTTTAAATGATGAATTAATTGTTGTGGGGCAAAATATTTTGGGTGAAACAGGTCTTGGTGTAACGGATGCGGCAACGGCAAAGGCAGCAGAAATTTCGACATTATTAAAGCAACTCTGTGAGCAAATGTCCCAAGAGTTGGGTTTACCAGCTAATAGCATCCGTCCTGATCAGAAAATTGGTAGTCTCGGTTTGGACTCTATTCAGGCGATCGCCATTAAGGGTTATGTGGAAGAAAATTTCGATTTAACTGTGCCGATGGAGCAGTTTTTTGAAGATATTACGGTGGCGCAATTGGCGGAAAATATTGTTGCGGAAGCGAGTAAAACCACCGATGAATGGTCTTACGATTTAGTCTCTGGTGAAGGAGCGGTGCAAACTTCCGAAAATGGCAAGGTAGCTGAGAGTAATGGCACAGGCGAAATTGATCTCGATTCTCGCCTGAGATTAGCCTTCCAAAAGGATAATGATGTGTTGCAAAAGGCGCGGGATTTTGATTTGCCGGATCAATTGCGCGAAAAAGGGTTATTGCCCTACTTCCGGGAACTAGAACGCAATGAAGGCGCAACTTGTATTTTTGACGGGCGATCGCTGATTATGCTGGGGTCAAATAATTACCTCGGTTTGACGGCAGATATGCGTGTTCGGGGCGCAACGGCAAAGGCAGCCTTAGTGGATGGCCCTAGTTTGACGGGGTCTCGCTTGCTCAATGGTTCAACGCACCAACACCGGGAATTGGAGAAAAGACTAGCAAAGTTTGTGGGTCATGAAGATGCCCTTGTGTTTACAACGGGTTATCAGGCAAACCTTGGGTTTATCTCGGCGTTAATGAACGAGAACACAACTATTATTCTCGACAGCGAAGCCCATGCTTGTATTTTCGATGGGGCGTTTATGAGTCGCTGTAAGGTGATGACCTACCATCACAATGACATGGCGGATCTTGAAAAAAAGCTCCAACAGGTCGCCGGAAAATCTGCGGCAATGGTGGCGGTTGATGGGGTTTACTCGATGACTGGGGATATTGCGCCGTTACCTGAACTCAGAGCGTTGTGCGATCGCTATGGTGTGGCGTTGGCGGTGGATGATGCCCATTCCCTCGGTGTGCTGGGTAAATGCGGTAAAGGTACAGAAGAGCATTTCGATATGATTGGCTCCAGCGATATTTTGTGTGGCACATTCTCCAAGAGTTTGGCTTCCGTTGGCGGTTGGGTTGCGGCAGAGGCGAAGGTGATTGATTGGATTCGGTTTAATGGGCGATCGATGCTGTTCTCGGCTTCGATTCCCCCGACATCTTTGGCAGCGGCTTCTACGTCTTTAGATATTTTGATCGAAGAGCCTTGGCGGGTGGAAAATCTCCATAAAAATGCCAAGTATTGGAAGGATAATTTGTCACAGTTGGGCTTTACTGTGGGTGAATCCCAAACGCCTGTGATTAAGGTATTGGTGGGTGATGATCTCAAATGTATGGTCTTCTGTAAGGAGTTGCTGGAGGCTGGGGTGTATGTGAATTCGGCGGTGTATCCGGCGGTTCCCCGGAATCAGGCTTCTTTGCGGACGAGCGTGATGGCGACCCACACCCAAGAACATCTTGATAAAGCGCTCACAATTATTGCGGAAGTTGGTCGTAAATTAGAGATTATTTCTTAA
- a CDS encoding SDR family oxidoreductase, which produces MQHAIITGGSSGIGKAIASLLIQQGYSISLIARRPELLEGAKIALEKERINPKQNIYCFSADVANREQITEAVETAIAELGAPDLLITSAGVARPGYFAEMPVDVFEQAIAVNYLGTLYAIKAAIPAMQQQQKGQIVMISSGAALIGLYGYTAYGPSKFALRGLAESLRGELKCFGIGVTIVYPPDTDTPQLAAENKTKPEETKQITGTAEMWQPDKLAAVILQGVEQNKFAIAPGLELTLLNRLHSLLAPVLNWYFDGIVRKVRDS; this is translated from the coding sequence ATGCAACACGCGATTATTACGGGTGGGTCGAGTGGGATTGGGAAGGCGATCGCCTCATTACTCATCCAACAGGGCTACAGCATTTCGTTGATTGCCCGTCGTCCAGAGCTTTTAGAAGGCGCAAAAATAGCATTAGAAAAAGAACGCATTAATCCAAAGCAAAATATTTATTGTTTTTCGGCGGATGTTGCGAATCGAGAACAAATTACAGAGGCGGTGGAAACGGCGATCGCCGAATTAGGCGCACCGGATTTGTTGATTACCTCGGCGGGGGTAGCGCGACCTGGTTATTTTGCAGAGATGCCAGTGGATGTGTTTGAACAGGCGATCGCCGTCAATTATTTGGGGACGCTGTATGCCATCAAAGCCGCCATTCCCGCAATGCAACAACAGCAGAAAGGTCAGATCGTAATGATCTCGTCTGGGGCAGCATTGATTGGTCTATATGGTTATACCGCCTATGGCCCCTCGAAATTTGCGTTGCGGGGCTTGGCAGAATCCTTGCGCGGTGAGCTGAAATGTTTTGGCATTGGTGTAACCATCGTTTATCCACCGGATACGGATACACCGCAGCTTGCTGCTGAAAACAAGACAAAGCCTGAGGAAACTAAACAAATTACGGGCACAGCCGAAATGTGGCAACCGGACAAACTTGCTGCCGTCATTTTGCAAGGTGTTGAACAAAATAAATTTGCGATCGCCCCCGGCTTGGAACTGACTTTGCTCAATCGCCTCCATAGTTTGCTCGCGCCTGTGCTGAACTGGTATTTTGACGGTATTGTCCGCAAAGTGAGAGACAGTTAA